A genomic window from Clostridium aceticum includes:
- a CDS encoding L,D-transpeptidase: MYKKIMLILMVVIMATASSCTYRRSVPPNETPTPQQQQQQQQPAPSSEAPREDKLAKTDRENIEENINGFDLEDDLRITENTHDGEESGISSLSQEQKEQVLENIGEKSTNTVLHQYDTFLPETITDAVQYLAYNLSFDYFLITTEDGAEVRESPLPEAAVIAQVESLDKVSLLQRAEGEEIEGSNIWYRVALENDNQVAEGYLHSTTGTPRTFQFDKMEEAVNQLRQQIAEGELHFISNYKNENGTPPQEGDAAVDEHGYRVYHSAPAYEEANVEAEFRYIPDGMLVRILDETEDFYHIHAPTFDGNYYVPKQYIDPDVTLSQLNHVIVVDRDQQNQASFEVDENGLNLISYTLATTGIPGDFSFETTLGSYKAIAKRERFEYLQSGTQEIAGYAPFAIRFTGGAYIHGVPVAYEEEDGEKIDPGLIEYLHTIGTSPRSNMCVRNFTSHAEFLYNWMDNENGAVIVIE; this comes from the coding sequence ATGTATAAAAAAATTATGCTAATATTAATGGTAGTGATTATGGCTACGGCATCAAGTTGTACTTATCGGAGAAGTGTACCTCCCAACGAAACACCCACTCCACAGCAACAGCAACAGCAGCAACAACCAGCACCCTCATCTGAAGCACCTAGAGAAGACAAGCTAGCCAAAACTGACCGAGAAAACATAGAGGAGAATATAAATGGTTTTGATCTTGAAGATGATTTAAGAATTACTGAAAACACACATGATGGAGAAGAAAGCGGGATATCTAGTCTTAGTCAAGAACAGAAGGAACAGGTGCTAGAAAATATAGGAGAAAAGAGTACCAATACTGTACTTCATCAATATGATACCTTCTTACCAGAAACAATCACTGATGCGGTTCAGTATCTTGCGTATAATCTCTCTTTTGACTATTTTCTCATAACAACAGAGGATGGAGCCGAAGTCAGAGAAAGTCCTCTACCTGAAGCGGCAGTCATTGCTCAGGTAGAGAGTCTAGATAAGGTGTCACTGCTTCAGCGGGCTGAAGGAGAAGAGATAGAGGGCTCAAACATATGGTACAGGGTGGCATTAGAAAATGATAATCAAGTAGCTGAGGGCTACCTTCACTCAACAACTGGTACCCCTAGGACCTTCCAATTTGATAAAATGGAGGAGGCTGTAAACCAGCTAAGACAGCAAATCGCTGAAGGAGAACTACACTTTATCAGTAATTATAAGAATGAGAATGGCACACCTCCTCAAGAGGGGGATGCTGCAGTAGATGAGCATGGGTATAGAGTTTATCACAGTGCCCCTGCATATGAAGAGGCAAATGTGGAGGCTGAATTTCGATATATCCCAGATGGAATGTTGGTACGAATTCTAGATGAAACAGAGGATTTCTATCATATTCATGCTCCTACTTTTGATGGAAATTACTATGTTCCTAAACAATATATCGATCCAGATGTCACACTAAGTCAGTTGAATCATGTGATTGTGGTAGATAGAGATCAGCAAAATCAAGCTTCTTTTGAAGTTGATGAAAACGGTCTAAACCTTATTTCATATACTTTAGCTACTACGGGAATTCCAGGAGATTTCTCTTTTGAGACTACCCTCGGCAGCTATAAGGCTATTGCAAAAAGGGAACGATTTGAGTATTTGCAAAGTGGTACACAGGAAATTGCGGGTTATGCCCCCTTTGCTATAAGGTTTACTGGTGGAGCTTATATTCATGGTGTTCCAGTGGCATATGAGGAAGAAGATGGTGAGAAGATAGACCCGGGGCTTATAGAATATCTTCATACCATAGGTACATCCCCACGCTCCAATATGTGTGTCCGTAACTTCACCAGCCATGCGGAATTCCTCTATAATTGGATGGATAACGAAAATGGTGCTGTTATAGTAATAGAATAA
- a CDS encoding DUF58 domain-containing protein, whose product MSKEEQPKTLETSTLFEPYLMWILVVLLLIAIGYRFIPLVIVSTFLLLLSSIITIWKKMSLMHIKPTLQLSKTRLFVDEEFLIHASIYNDKWLPLIWLEWSFPKDEGIRLGDKEDDTHTIRFLWLLWFQQVKCTLKGRGLKRGVYNIGEVILRSGDGFRFAETEELFSLDNRLYVYPKRVAVHVPNFSASIQWGVKGKQGGFIEDPLLVMGIREYQAGDELRRLNWRASSRTGKLQANVYQPVVMEQLMMYIDVQGFVINESAYENPTELKTYVSNKREAFEEFLSIIASIAVKYREQGISIGFVSNALNNDREKMPSILPSTNLTPHLDQLAEITQTVGVEKMRALDEMLHRGQLYAPLYIFCNHITEGHYMWYQQHKNKLTEVCFYYRNETEYAKKLATVAKSINRFLSS is encoded by the coding sequence ATGAGCAAAGAAGAGCAACCTAAAACCTTAGAAACCAGCACATTGTTTGAGCCCTATTTAATGTGGATACTGGTAGTCCTTTTGTTAATAGCTATAGGGTACAGGTTTATTCCACTAGTTATTGTCAGCACTTTTTTGCTACTTTTATCTAGCATCATTACTATATGGAAGAAAATGTCACTGATGCATATAAAGCCTACTTTGCAGCTTTCAAAAACTAGGTTGTTTGTTGATGAAGAATTTTTAATACATGCCTCTATTTACAATGATAAATGGTTGCCTTTAATATGGCTGGAATGGAGCTTTCCTAAAGATGAAGGGATTCGTTTAGGTGATAAGGAAGATGATACACATACCATCCGGTTTTTGTGGTTACTATGGTTTCAACAAGTGAAATGCACGCTGAAGGGTAGAGGGCTTAAAAGAGGTGTTTATAACATTGGAGAAGTTATATTGCGCTCAGGTGATGGATTTCGTTTTGCTGAAACAGAAGAATTATTTTCGTTAGATAATAGGCTATATGTATATCCCAAACGAGTAGCTGTCCATGTACCCAATTTTTCTGCCTCTATACAATGGGGGGTAAAAGGAAAACAGGGGGGATTTATTGAAGATCCGCTTTTGGTCATGGGTATTAGGGAATATCAAGCTGGAGATGAACTGAGAAGACTTAATTGGAGGGCTAGTTCAAGAACTGGAAAACTTCAAGCCAATGTTTATCAGCCAGTTGTTATGGAACAACTGATGATGTATATTGATGTTCAAGGTTTTGTTATTAATGAGAGTGCATACGAAAATCCTACTGAGTTGAAAACTTATGTATCCAACAAAAGGGAAGCCTTTGAAGAATTTCTCTCTATTATAGCTTCTATCGCTGTAAAGTATAGGGAACAAGGAATCAGTATTGGTTTTGTTAGCAATGCCCTTAATAATGATAGAGAAAAGATGCCTAGCATCCTACCCAGCACAAATTTAACCCCTCATTTAGATCAGTTAGCTGAAATTACCCAGACAGTAGGTGTTGAGAAGATGAGGGCATTAGACGAAATGCTGCATAGAGGACAGCTATATGCACCTTTATATATTTTTTGCAACCATATTACTGAAGGGCATTATATGTGGTATCAACAACACAAAAATAAGCTGACGGAAGTATGTTTTTATTATAGAAATGAAACGGAATATGCTAAAAAATTAGCCACAGTAGCAAAGTCCATAAACAGATTTCTTTCATCCTAG
- a CDS encoding transketolase C-terminal domain-containing protein, with product MKSQRIVEPEYLFFNADREKKFITGSEAVKEAIKRANVDMAVSYPITPQSESMHLVGDIYAEGYLKDYFRGENEFAVMSSVAGAAMGGVRVFTATGGPGTLRAFEIFPTWAGARLPVVCAFLTRGVNSPLTIQPDTIEMSFLLDTGIIMLHAETAQDLYDMILKAFIIAEKTDVHIPVGVFADGFFVTHTRDSVEIAPEDIQLPPYDAYSAPVPVMDMENVPVRQMRDPFVMKSNFISYAAHASWQQETMAAMERSRRYIHSYLGGLIEAENEEADILIVTSGTAVSQSREAIAAAREEGLDVGLIKIKSIRPFPAEEIKQLTQNAKAIIIPEFNRVGWLSREIKSVVADSAKVYGAPRVFGGMTMPIELILEEIRRYSA from the coding sequence GTGAAAAGCCAGAGAATTGTCGAACCTGAATACCTATTTTTCAATGCAGATAGAGAGAAAAAATTTATTACTGGTAGTGAGGCTGTAAAGGAAGCTATCAAGAGGGCTAATGTGGATATGGCTGTTTCTTATCCCATCACCCCCCAATCAGAAAGCATGCACTTAGTAGGAGATATTTATGCTGAGGGATACCTTAAAGATTATTTCCGTGGTGAAAACGAGTTTGCTGTAATGTCATCAGTGGCAGGTGCCGCTATGGGAGGCGTACGGGTTTTCACTGCTACAGGGGGACCAGGTACACTTCGAGCCTTCGAGATATTTCCAACATGGGCTGGTGCTAGACTTCCTGTGGTCTGTGCTTTTCTTACCAGAGGTGTGAATTCTCCCCTTACTATCCAGCCGGATACTATTGAAATGTCCTTCCTTTTGGATACAGGAATAATCATGTTGCACGCTGAAACAGCACAGGATCTTTATGATATGATTCTAAAAGCCTTTATTATTGCAGAAAAAACTGATGTACATATTCCAGTAGGGGTTTTTGCTGATGGTTTCTTTGTAACCCATACAAGAGACAGTGTAGAAATAGCACCTGAGGATATTCAACTTCCTCCTTATGATGCCTATAGTGCGCCAGTCCCAGTGATGGATATGGAAAATGTTCCAGTAAGACAAATGCGTGATCCCTTTGTAATGAAAAGTAATTTTATCAGCTATGCCGCTCATGCTTCTTGGCAACAGGAAACAATGGCAGCAATGGAAAGATCTCGAAGATATATTCACAGCTATTTAGGTGGACTGATAGAAGCTGAAAATGAAGAAGCTGATATCCTCATTGTTACTTCTGGAACTGCTGTCTCCCAGAGTCGGGAAGCTATCGCTGCCGCCCGTGAAGAAGGTCTAGATGTTGGTTTAATAAAAATAAAAAGCATCCGTCCCTTCCCTGCTGAAGAAATAAAACAATTAACACAAAATGCAAAGGCTATTATCATTCCCGAATTTAATCGAGTTGGATGGCTATCTAGAGAAATCAAATCAGTGGTGGCTGATTCTGCTAAAGTATACGGTGCTCCTAGAGTATTCGGTGGAATGACTATGCCTATCGAACTAATTCTCGAAGAAATTAGGAGGTATTCAGCATGA
- a CDS encoding DUF2179 domain-containing protein encodes MREIILILLLQLVYVPIFTLRTIFLVKNMTLIASFLGFMESLVYVFGLSLVFSGQQGPAALVVYALGFGVGILIGGAIENKLAIGYNSLVVNLMEKNMELINHLRAEGFGVTVYEGEGRDSKRYRLDILTKRSREEELLQRIEEYEPRAFIISYEARRFKGGFLVNAMKKIKSTE; translated from the coding sequence ATGCGAGAAATTATTTTAATTCTATTACTACAGTTGGTTTATGTGCCAATCTTTACCCTTAGAACGATATTTCTTGTAAAAAATATGACCTTAATAGCATCTTTTCTTGGCTTTATGGAATCATTAGTGTATGTCTTTGGCTTGTCCCTCGTCTTTAGTGGCCAACAGGGTCCAGCGGCGTTGGTTGTGTATGCTCTTGGATTTGGTGTTGGAATACTGATTGGAGGGGCCATCGAGAATAAACTTGCAATCGGGTACAATAGTCTTGTGGTAAACCTGATGGAAAAAAACATGGAACTGATTAATCACTTAAGAGCTGAAGGTTTTGGCGTGACTGTATATGAAGGGGAAGGTCGGGATAGCAAGCGATATCGTCTAGATATTCTTACAAAGAGGAGTAGAGAAGAGGAACTACTACAGCGAATAGAAGAGTACGAACCGAGAGCATTTATTATTTCCTATGAAGCAAGAAGATTTAAAGGTGGATTTTTGGTAAATGCTATGAAAAAGATTAAGAGCACGGAGTAA
- a CDS encoding carbon monoxide dehydrogenase beta subunit family protein translates to MSINLYRVQAGPEGYLPPAAACMGVELPEKGEALVEGTVVFEEEAMEKIAEKILAAKNPVFFPGPLILWAWKEGVIEKAEAVKELAETAGARIIPMPDYRPKYPMIDPEVEINPNHPNLTIWHNKIDLCVFVGVHCHYANLALKIIRGGTDCYTVALCGEMGHEDAMISLRDVNISTIKKLTEMIKVAKGGLK, encoded by the coding sequence ATGTCTATTAATTTATACCGGGTTCAGGCGGGGCCAGAAGGATATCTTCCACCGGCAGCCGCCTGTATGGGGGTAGAACTACCAGAAAAAGGAGAGGCCTTAGTAGAAGGTACTGTAGTTTTTGAAGAGGAGGCAATGGAAAAAATAGCAGAAAAAATTTTAGCAGCTAAAAATCCTGTTTTTTTCCCCGGACCTCTTATTCTGTGGGCCTGGAAGGAAGGGGTAATTGAAAAAGCCGAAGCAGTGAAGGAATTAGCAGAGACGGCAGGAGCCAGAATTATTCCTATGCCTGACTACCGCCCTAAATACCCTATGATAGATCCTGAAGTAGAAATCAATCCTAATCATCCGAACTTAACTATTTGGCACAATAAAATAGATCTCTGTGTTTTTGTGGGAGTTCATTGTCATTATGCTAATTTAGCTTTAAAGATCATAAGAGGAGGAACTGATTGCTATACAGTTGCTTTATGTGGGGAAATGGGCCACGAGGATGCTATGATCTCTTTGAGAGATGTAAACATCTCAACAATAAAAAAACTTACTGAAATGATCAAAGTAGCTAAGGGGGGACTTAAGTGA
- a CDS encoding thiamine pyrophosphate-dependent enzyme, translating into MNKDLIKISPCFEDIMPQEYKELVEEGPFGQGVGVSDLGAFKELIEEHPLCAGCGLALSLRLILASLPNPEDTIIVGSTGCSALAFSQVAVHNIHSLFGNQNAVASGLKRALKLRFPDKVKDVVVIAGDGATADIGLDMVMHSWFRKENITTIMLDNEAYANTGGQESGMSVEGAVLNMAPKGKVFPKIALTEIAQKSGCAYVATCSPAKPKLFEKMVRRAILAARETGPSYMQIFCPCPTNYKLKSHDVLETIKAREKDGTYVTSEYLSPEVEELLKRLEEEQSHE; encoded by the coding sequence ATGAATAAAGATTTAATAAAGATTTCTCCCTGTTTTGAAGATATTATGCCTCAAGAATATAAGGAGCTGGTTGAAGAAGGTCCCTTTGGTCAAGGTGTTGGTGTTTCTGATTTGGGGGCTTTCAAAGAATTGATAGAAGAACATCCACTTTGTGCAGGGTGTGGACTAGCACTTTCTCTGCGACTGATTCTAGCCTCACTGCCTAATCCTGAGGACACTATTATAGTAGGCTCCACTGGGTGCAGTGCATTAGCATTTTCACAGGTAGCAGTACACAATATCCATTCACTATTTGGTAATCAAAATGCCGTGGCTTCTGGCTTAAAGCGAGCATTAAAACTTAGATTTCCTGATAAAGTAAAGGATGTAGTGGTCATAGCCGGCGATGGAGCAACAGCTGATATCGGCTTAGACATGGTAATGCACTCTTGGTTCCGTAAAGAAAACATAACGACAATTATGCTGGACAACGAAGCCTATGCCAACACAGGGGGACAGGAGAGTGGTATGTCTGTGGAAGGTGCAGTTCTGAACATGGCTCCTAAAGGGAAAGTTTTTCCTAAAATAGCTTTAACGGAGATTGCACAAAAATCTGGCTGTGCATATGTAGCCACTTGCTCCCCTGCCAAACCTAAACTATTTGAAAAAATGGTGCGGCGAGCCATCCTAGCAGCTAGAGAAACAGGGCCTAGTTATATGCAAATCTTCTGCCCCTGCCCTACTAATTATAAACTTAAATCTCACGATGTTTTAGAAACAATCAAAGCTAGAGAAAAAGATGGAACTTATGTCACCAGTGAATATTTATCGCCTGAGGTAGAGGAACTGTTAAAACGGCTGGAGGAGGAACAGAGTCATGAGTAA
- a CDS encoding 2-oxoacid:acceptor oxidoreductase family protein, with amino-acid sequence MSNKISIRMSGLGGQGVVTAAHILGSAATQDGKNSTVNPFFGAEKRLAPAESYVRISSEQINERGEILSPNIIMIFHPHVITMGKSYTMPFFDGLQPGGTVLINSDTPLRFSQEEQEKLTQLNANIFFVSATQIATDIGGTELSTNMAMLGGLMGIVDLVTYESLSIAIQERFGGSNFVASGTTAALDDVLKSKYTKTAQLVEKNMKVMESAAAAVKKYAFKNSLDGEGEDNHVCFS; translated from the coding sequence ATGAGTAATAAAATTTCTATCAGAATGTCTGGTTTAGGGGGTCAAGGGGTAGTTACTGCTGCCCATATCCTTGGTTCAGCCGCCACCCAAGATGGCAAAAACAGTACAGTTAACCCGTTTTTTGGTGCTGAAAAAAGATTGGCTCCAGCTGAAAGTTATGTGCGAATATCCTCAGAGCAAATTAATGAGCGGGGAGAAATTCTTTCACCAAATATCATCATGATTTTTCATCCCCATGTAATCACCATGGGTAAATCTTATACCATGCCCTTCTTTGATGGTCTCCAGCCGGGGGGAACTGTGTTGATTAATTCAGATACTCCTTTGAGGTTTAGTCAGGAGGAACAGGAAAAACTGACACAATTAAATGCTAACATCTTTTTTGTTTCTGCCACGCAAATCGCTACTGACATAGGCGGAACTGAGCTGTCTACCAATATGGCCATGTTAGGAGGATTAATGGGTATTGTTGACTTGGTTACTTATGAATCCCTTAGCATAGCTATTCAAGAGAGATTTGGAGGTAGTAACTTTGTAGCTTCTGGAACTACCGCAGCACTTGATGACGTATTGAAGAGTAAATACACAAAAACCGCTCAATTAGTAGAAAAAAACATGAAGGTAATGGAAAGCGCCGCTGCTGCTGTTAAGAAATACGCCTTTAAAAACAGTCTAGATGGAGAAGGGGAAGATAATCATGTATGTTTCAGCTAA
- a CDS encoding SprT-like domain-containing protein translates to MLSLMQQKLNEKIIKEKRTTVYELFIKKSPNINSGRIKEIANTDLELLFNLYDSIFLEGELEKTFQGAFIFSLSKRMTKSAGRILYFRNVHKMKQEEEKIEIRIGVDFFLQYDLLEGNKKVCGINTRNSLEALQLVFEHEICHAIEYIYFKKSSCKGQQFKVIANNLFGHTESYHQLATYKEIASKKLGLNVGDKASFMLQGKKVKGIIYGINKRATVMVKDKAGGFIDKKGHRYAKYYVPLTLLESD, encoded by the coding sequence ATGCTCTCACTTATGCAGCAAAAGCTAAATGAAAAAATAATTAAAGAAAAGCGTACCACTGTATATGAATTGTTTATAAAAAAATCACCCAATATAAACAGTGGCAGGATTAAGGAAATAGCAAATACCGATTTAGAACTATTATTCAATCTCTATGATAGCATTTTTTTAGAAGGTGAGCTGGAAAAAACTTTTCAAGGTGCATTTATATTTTCTTTATCCAAACGAATGACTAAAAGTGCAGGTCGTATTCTTTATTTTAGGAACGTACATAAGATGAAGCAGGAAGAAGAAAAAATTGAAATTCGCATTGGTGTTGATTTCTTTTTGCAATATGATCTTCTAGAAGGTAACAAAAAAGTTTGTGGTATAAATACTAGAAATAGTCTAGAAGCTTTGCAACTGGTTTTTGAGCATGAAATTTGTCATGCTATAGAATATATCTACTTTAAGAAATCAAGCTGCAAAGGACAACAGTTCAAAGTAATCGCTAATAACTTATTTGGACATACTGAGAGTTATCATCAGCTAGCAACTTATAAAGAAATAGCAAGCAAAAAACTAGGTTTGAACGTTGGAGATAAGGCATCCTTTATGCTTCAAGGGAAAAAGGTAAAAGGTATTATTTATGGGATCAACAAGCGGGCTACAGTAATGGTTAAGGATAAAGCGGGAGGGTTTATAGATAAAAAAGGGCATCGATATGCTAAATATTATGTTCCACTAACTTTACTAGAATCAGACTAG
- a CDS encoding L-lactate MFS transporter → MENLVKQSNHPSKQRWLYVFLGIIVMMCLGTVYSWSVFRIPIEEFFNIGSTQSGLPYAVSLVFYAFFMFITGKYLDRYSPRLVIFIGGLLVGLGWLLSGYAENIYVLTITYGVIIGAGVGIIYGAPMTVVAKWFPEKKGLIVGFVLAGFGLSPFVTAPAASYLIENYGLMPSFKMLGISFGVIISLLSYPFKYPLASEDQPVKATSTAVVDVNNINTAEMMKAESFRSLYFNFIIGTMIGLMLIGMTGNVGIELVGLSPNTMALLMALFAVFNGIGRPIFGWLTDKLSHKKAMLLSYVLIMIAASLMLMANKGSLVLYTIAFSIFWFNLGGWLAIAPASTLSLYGTKHYSQNYGVVFTAYGIGAITGVFGSGLLKDVLQSYHSIFYFVILLCVVGILSSQKFALSHYRSQAVDK, encoded by the coding sequence ATGGAAAATTTAGTTAAGCAAAGTAACCATCCATCAAAACAAAGATGGCTTTATGTATTTTTAGGAATTATAGTCATGATGTGCTTAGGTACTGTCTATTCTTGGAGTGTTTTTAGAATTCCAATCGAAGAATTTTTTAATATAGGGTCTACCCAAAGCGGTCTTCCCTATGCGGTTTCTTTAGTATTCTATGCCTTTTTTATGTTCATCACAGGTAAATATTTAGATAGATATAGCCCTAGATTGGTAATTTTCATAGGTGGACTTCTTGTAGGACTAGGTTGGCTTTTATCGGGATATGCTGAAAATATCTATGTTTTAACCATAACCTATGGCGTTATCATTGGTGCAGGGGTGGGAATCATTTATGGTGCTCCCATGACGGTAGTAGCTAAATGGTTCCCAGAAAAAAAAGGTCTTATTGTAGGTTTTGTGCTGGCAGGGTTTGGTTTATCACCATTTGTCACAGCCCCGGCCGCAAGTTATTTAATAGAGAATTATGGGCTTATGCCCTCTTTTAAAATGCTAGGGATATCCTTTGGTGTCATCATCTCATTGCTTTCCTATCCATTTAAATATCCTTTAGCTTCTGAGGATCAGCCAGTAAAAGCAACATCTACTGCTGTAGTAGATGTAAATAACATAAATACCGCAGAAATGATGAAGGCTGAAAGCTTTAGGAGTTTATATTTTAACTTTATTATAGGCACAATGATTGGGCTCATGTTGATAGGAATGACCGGCAATGTAGGAATTGAACTAGTAGGGTTATCCCCTAATACCATGGCTTTACTAATGGCACTATTTGCAGTTTTCAACGGAATAGGCAGACCTATATTTGGGTGGCTTACTGATAAGTTGTCTCATAAAAAGGCCATGTTGCTTTCTTATGTACTGATCATGATTGCTGCATCACTCATGTTAATGGCTAATAAAGGCAGCTTGGTCTTATATACTATTGCTTTTTCAATATTTTGGTTTAATCTTGGGGGCTGGCTAGCTATTGCTCCTGCTTCAACCCTTTCTCTCTACGGAACGAAACACTACAGTCAAAACTATGGGGTTGTTTTTACCGCCTATGGCATAGGAGCCATTACTGGAGTGTTTGGTTCAGGATTATTGAAGGATGTACTTCAGAGTTATCATTCTATCTTTTATTTTGTAATCCTTTTATGTGTTGTAGGTATACTTTCATCACAAAAATTTGCTTTATCCCACTACAGAAGTCAAGCAGTAGACAAGTAA
- a CDS encoding DUF2294 domain-containing protein, with amino-acid sequence MTKGQAEAKISEAISRFEIEFMGRGPKQIKTLIIQDLIIIRLQGFLSQSEHKLAESSQGVELIKKMRTTLFESGRCYLETLIRKVIDINIISVHSDVSTKTGEKIIVITLEDNLEKRF; translated from the coding sequence ATGACCAAAGGCCAAGCTGAGGCTAAAATAAGCGAGGCTATCAGTAGGTTCGAAATAGAATTTATGGGGAGAGGACCAAAGCAAATAAAGACCCTCATTATTCAAGATTTAATTATCATTAGACTCCAGGGCTTCCTAAGTCAATCTGAACACAAATTGGCAGAGAGCAGTCAAGGAGTTGAGTTGATAAAAAAGATGAGAACAACTCTTTTTGAAAGTGGAAGGTGCTATTTAGAGACCCTCATTAGAAAAGTTATAGACATAAATATTATAAGTGTGCACTCTGATGTTAGCACCAAAACTGGTGAAAAGATCATAGTAATAACGTTGGAAGATAATTTGGAAAAAAGATTTTAA
- a CDS encoding 4Fe-4S binding protein — MYVSAKVDKEKCTGCKLCIFACPEPNVFVYTKEDKKVKVNESRCKGCGLCVTVCRKEALEIGS, encoded by the coding sequence ATGTATGTTTCAGCTAAGGTAGATAAGGAAAAATGCACTGGGTGCAAGCTATGCATATTTGCCTGCCCCGAACCAAATGTATTTGTCTATACCAAAGAAGATAAAAAAGTTAAAGTAAATGAGAGCCGCTGCAAAGGCTGTGGCCTGTGTGTGACTGTTTGTCGTAAAGAAGCTTTAGAAATCGGCTCTTAA
- a CDS encoding AAA family ATPase: MNTNNHIPDGLKQQLDELWKEMSKVIVGRKKELKLILTGLLSQGHVLLEDLPGTGKTTMVKGFSKGLDCQFSRIQCTPDLLPSDILGGSIFNPKTNEFYLRKGPVFTNILLVDEINRALPRTQSSLLECMEERQVSIEGKTHILSSPFMVLATQNPIEMEGTFALPEAQLDRFLMKLKLGYPTQKEEEQMLEWVGDEIPYEEINSRFNPQSIQELQKQCKEIYTHASIREYIAALANTTRTHPLISIGVSPRASKALYKTVKAWALLNGRNYVIPEDVKEMLKPVWNHRLILKTEAHMNDIQSEDILEEIMEKVSLVEEKVVRL, translated from the coding sequence ATGAATACCAACAATCATATCCCAGATGGGTTAAAACAACAACTGGATGAATTATGGAAGGAAATGTCTAAGGTTATTGTTGGAAGAAAGAAAGAGTTAAAACTGATATTAACTGGATTATTAAGCCAAGGACATGTTTTATTAGAGGACTTGCCCGGAACTGGAAAAACCACCATGGTTAAAGGATTTTCAAAGGGATTAGACTGCCAGTTTTCGCGGATTCAGTGTACCCCTGATTTGCTTCCTTCAGATATTTTAGGAGGTTCTATATTTAATCCTAAAACCAACGAATTCTACTTAAGAAAGGGGCCTGTTTTTACAAATATATTACTGGTGGATGAAATCAATCGAGCGTTGCCTCGGACTCAATCAAGTTTACTAGAGTGTATGGAGGAAAGACAAGTTTCTATTGAGGGAAAAACCCATATTTTGTCTAGTCCCTTTATGGTACTAGCCACACAAAACCCAATAGAAATGGAAGGAACATTTGCTCTTCCAGAAGCTCAGTTGGATAGATTTTTAATGAAATTAAAGCTAGGATATCCAACCCAAAAGGAAGAAGAGCAAATGCTTGAATGGGTGGGGGATGAGATTCCTTATGAAGAAATAAATAGTAGGTTTAATCCCCAGAGTATTCAAGAGCTGCAAAAGCAATGTAAAGAAATCTATACCCATGCTTCTATACGAGAATATATTGCAGCGCTAGCCAATACAACTCGAACTCATCCTCTTATTTCCATCGGAGTAAGCCCCAGAGCCAGTAAAGCTCTATATAAAACAGTGAAAGCGTGGGCATTATTGAATGGCCGCAACTATGTTATTCCAGAAGATGTAAAAGAAATGCTGAAACCTGTGTGGAATCACCGCTTGATTTTAAAAACAGAAGCACATATGAATGATATTCAATCGGAGGATATTCTAGAGGAGATTATGGAAAAAGTTAGCTTAGTGGAGGAAAAGGTAGTACGTCTATGA